In Actinoplanes octamycinicus, the genomic window GATCTTGAAGATCACCCAGCTGCCGGCGATCGCGATCAGCGCGGCGATGACCGGGGAGAGCACCGCGGGCATCAGCACCTTGCCGACCACGCCGTCGAGCTTCGACCCGTCGCCGTTCCAGTTGACGCCGGCCCAGCCGAGGCCGGCCACGGTGGCGCCGATCAGGCCGCCGAAGAGCGCGTGGGAGGAGCTGGACGGGAGCCCGACCAGCCAGGTCAGCAGATTCCAGACGATGCCGCCGACCAGACCGGCCAGGATGATCAGCAGAAGACCGTTGCCGCCGTCGGCGAGCAACTCGGCCTTCGGCGCCCCGCTCTTGTCCTGGATCTTCACGACCGCGTTCGTGACCGTCAGCGCGACCTCGACGGAGAGGAACGCGCCGATCAGATTCAGCACACCGGAGAGGGCTACGGCGGTTTTGGGCCGCAGGGCCTTGGTCGCGATGGAGGTGGCCATCGCGTTCGCCGTGTCGTGGAACCCGTTGGTGAAGTCGAAGGCGAGTGCCGTCACGACCACCAGCGCGAGGATCACGGATGTTTCAGTCACGCCGTGATCGTGAATGGTCAACAGGGGTTGCTGCCAGGGGGCGAACACAACATGTACAAGATTCCGCTCTCGTTAACCTGTTGTTTCCCTAAATCTCACTCTTGGTGTTGATCATATTACTCTGGGTGTCTGTCAACAAAGGAATGGTGAACATTTGCCTACTAATGGACCCGCCTCGATCTACACATAACGGACTCTGTTGCGCGCGGGTAAACCGCCGCCACCCGCCCGGAACAGGGCGTTATGCCGGTTTCGGGCGGCTAGTCGCGGCGCAGGCGCCGGGCCACCGCGGCCACCGCCGTGGTGGCGAACAGCAGCCCCGCCATGATCAGGAAGTAGGCGAACCAGGCGGTCCAGCCGACCGGCAGGTAAGCCGACTGCTGACCGAGATCGATCACCGGCAGGAGCAGATCGGCGGCGAACGCCGGAGCGTGGAACTCCGGCGCCTTGGGCGCCTCCGCGGCCCGCGGCGGGACCGCGTCGAAGACCAGCGTGCCGACCGCCAGCAGACCGGCCAGCCAGGCTGCCGCCCGGCCCGGCCGATAACCGTAGCCGACCGTCACGTCCTGCAGCCAGCCCCAGATCACCCCGGCCCGGGGCAGTCCGGACCGGCGGCGCCGCTCCCCGGCCAGCAGCACCGTCCGGGCCTCGTCGTCCCGGTCGGCGGCCCGGTAGAGCGCGGCGAGCCGGCGGTAGGTGAGCGGGCGGAACCCGCCGACGTCCCGGCCCAGCCAGTCGAGGCGCTCGGCGACCGGCAGCGGGCCGTCGATCGCCTCGTAGGCGAAACCGTTGAGGTCCAGCTCGGCCGGCCAGGTCTCCGGGTCGTCGCGGAGCAGCCCGATCCGGGCATAGCCCAGGTCCACCCGGCCGGGCAGCGGCGCCGCGGGGCGCAGGATCAGCTCGCCGGCCTCCAGCCGGCGCAGGTCCAGGGCCCGCGGGCCGGCGTCGGTCATGGTCGCCCGGCTCAGCGACACCACGGTGCCGACCACCGCGTTGCGCAGCCGGATCGACCCGGCGATCCGGGCGCCGCCGCTGAGGTCGAGGACGGCGCCCACCCGCAGGCCGGAGCCGTAGATCGCCCATCGGCCCGGGTTCTGCAGGGTCGCGCCGTTGAGCCGGAGCGAGCCGTTGATCTCGGCCCCGTCCAGCCGCAGCTCGCCGCCGGCCTGGAAACCGGCCCGGGCCAGCACGTTGCCGGCCACCCGCAGCTCGGTGCCGTTCAGCGCGACCGGCGCGCCGGTCAGCCGGGCGCCGTCCATCACCAGCGCGCCACCGATCTGGGCACCGGCCAGGGACAGCTCACCGGTCAGCACCGCCCCGTTCAGGCGCACGCCGCCGTCGATCTGGGCCATCCCGAGCACCAGGCCGGGCATCTCGCTGCCGGCCAGGGTGAGCCGCCGCACCCGGAGGCCGTACAGGTCGGGGCGCTCCTGGAGCACGCTGTCCCGGAGGCTGATCGACGCCGGGACCTCCGCGTAGGAGAGCGACAGCGGGCCGGTGACCACCGCGCCGACCAGCCGGAGCGCCGCCTGCTCACCGGCCACCGGCGGCCGGGCGCCGAGCAGCAGGGCGCGGAGCACCGTGGCCCGGACCTCCCGGTCGGGCAGCCCGCGCAGGTCGACCCGCTCACCGAGCGGGAACGCGTCCCACACCAGGCGTTCGGTCTTGGTCAGATCAGCGTCGTCCACACCGGACAAGATATCGACCGGTGGCATCCGCCGGCCGGGCCTCGGCGGCCCGGCCGGCGGGTGTCCCGGCGCCGGCCGGATCAGGTGGCCGGGGTCAGCACCACGGTCGCGGTGCCGGTCTGCGGCGGGGTGCCGGTGTCGGTGTACGACGCCACGAACACCGCCGTCAGGTTGTCCGCCCCGGCATGCCCGGCATCGACGAACGTGGTGATCGACCCGGTGCATCCGGACGACGTGGAGAGCGGGTGCCCGTGCTGGTCATGACCGAGGATGTAGGTCACCGTGACCCGGGCGCAGTCCACCGGCGCGTCGTCCGTGACGGTCACCTGGTAGGTCACCGTCTGGCCGAACTCGAACGGCTGCCCGGTCACCGGAGCCACGAAGGTGACCTGCGGCGCGAGCGTCCCGACCGGCAGGATCACCTCGGCCGAGGCGGATCGGCCGGTGCTGTCGGTGACCTTGAGAACCGGGCGGTAGTTCCCGTTCGCCGTGTACGTGTGGGTAGCGTTCGCCGCGGTCGAGTCCACCGTCCCGTCCGCGTCGAAGTCCCAGGCGTAGGTCAGCGCGTCCCCGTCCGGATCGGCGGTCCCCGCGCTGGAGAACGACACGGTCAGCGGCGCCTGCCCGTTGCCCGGATTGGCCGAGACGCGCGGGATCGGCGTGCGGTTGCCCCGCACATAGTCGATCCGGGCCAGCTGCGCCTCCGGGTTCTCGCTGAAGTACCCGTCGCCGTACTCGAGCACGTAGAGCGCCCCGTCCGGGCCGAACTCCAGGTCCATCGGATTGTCGAAGACGATCTCCGGCAGCACCGGGTCGATCCGCGTGACCTGGTGGCGCCGGTCGAGGTGGAACGCCTTCACGTAGTCCCGCGTCCACTCGGCGAACAGCGGCAGCCCGTCGAACTCCCGCGGCCACTTGACCTGGGATCGCGACCGGCCGTCGAAGGAGTACGCCGGCCCGCCCATCGGTCCGATGCCGCCCGTGCCCAGCTCGGGCCAGGCGGCGCTGGCGCCGTACGAATAAATGATCTCGGCCTTCTCCACCGGCGGCAGCTTGCGGAGGCCGGTGTTGTGCGGCGACTCGTTCACCGGAGCGGCGCAGTCGAACGGCGCACCGGACACCCCGGTGGCGAAGTCGTAGTCGACGTAGGGCAGGTCCGGCGCCACGCAGTACGGCCAGCCGTAGTTGGCCGGCTTGTCGATCGCCATCCAGCGCCCCTGCCCGGCCGGCCCGCGCGCCGGGTCGGCGGCCTGCGCGTCCGGCGAGTAATCGGCCAGGAAGACGGTGTCCGACTCCGGGTCGAGAGTGAACCGGAACGGGTTGCGCAGCCCCATCGCGTAGATCTCCGGGCGGGTCTTCGGCGTGCCCGGCCGGAACAGGTTGCCGCGCGGGATGGTGTACCCGCCGCCCGGCCCCACCTTGATCCGCAGCAGCTTGCCGCGCAGGTCGTTGGTGTTCGCCGCGGTCCGCTGGGCGTCGAAGGCCGGGTTCCGGTTCGCCCGCTCGTCGAGCGGCGCGAAGCCGCTGGAGAAGAACGGGTTGGTGTCGTCACCGGTGGACAGGTACAGGTTGCCGTGCCGGTCGAAATCGATCTTGCCGCCGACGTGGCAGCACATCCCGCGGTCGGTGGCCACCTGGAGGATCTTCTGCTCGGTGTCCAGCCGCAGCGTGTTCCCGGCGAGCTTGAACCGGGACAGCTGCATGTGGCCCTGGAACCGGGCGAAGTCGGCGGCGGTGCCCTCCGACGGCGCGTCGCCCTCGTTGACGGTCGGCGTCGACGGGTCGTCGACCGGCGTGTTCAGCACCGGCGAGTAGTAGACGTAGACCCATTTGTTGCGGCTGAAGTCCGGGTCGATCGCGACCCCCTGCACGCCCTCCTCGTCGTGCAGGTAGACCGGGATCTTGGCGGCCAGCACGTTGCGGCCGGTGGCCGGCTCGTGGATGCGCACCTCGCCGGAGCGGGCGGTGTGCAGCACCCGCCGGTCGGGCAGCACGGCGAGCGCGATCGGCTCGCCCGGGAAGTCGTCGAGGGTGACCTTCTGGAAGTCCGAGGACGGCGGCAACTCGTGGTCCGGATGGGCCACGGCCACGGCCGGCGCGGCCAGCACGGCCACCCCGACAGCGCTGACCAATGCCAGTCGTTTCCTCATCAGAAGCGCAGATTCTTGAGGTACGTGTATCCGCGCTGCGCCGTGACCAGGGCGTCCGCCGGGGTCCGCGGTGGCGTCCCGGCGTCGTCCCGCTCCACGATGTACTCGACCAGACCGGCCTCGCGGGCGTGCCGGAAGATCCGTCCGAAGTCGATCAGCCCATCGCCCGGATCGGCGAAGCTGCCCGCCACGTTCAAGTCCTTCACGTGCACCTGGCGGATCCGGCCGCGGTGCTCGGCGATCAGGTCGACCGGGTCGTGCGCCCCGCGGAACGCCCAGAACAGGTCCACCTCGAGGTGCACCAGCCGCGGGTCGGTCTCCCGGGTGAGGATGTCAAAACCGGTCAGGTCGGTCCCGTCCTGGCGGAGGAACTCGGCCTGGTGGTTGTGGTAGCCGAAGCTGAGCCCGGCCCGGCGGGCCAGCTCACCGGCTTTGTTCAGGTCGCGGGCGAAGGCCCGGTAGACGGCGGCGTCCCGGATCGGGCCGGCCGGGCCCTGCCCGAAGAACGGGTGGACGATGAACTTGTTGCCGACCACGGCGGCGTCGTCCAGCGCGCGCTGCCAGGTGGCGGCGTCGAACGGCTGCGGGATGCCGACATGCCCGGAGGTGGCGCGGATGCCGGCGGCGTCCAGCGCGGCGCGGAACTGCGCGGCGGTGCGCCCGACGAACCCGGCGTGCTCCACCCGGGTGTAGCCGATCTCGGCGAGCTCGGCGAGGCTCGCCTCCAGATCGATGGCGAGCTGGTCGCGCAGCGTGTAGAGCTGCACGCTGATCTGGTCGGTGGGCACCCGGTGGCGGGATCCACCCCCGTGCGCGGCGGCGGCGCCCGGAACGGCGACGGCGCCGGCGGCGCCCACCGCGGCGGCGGCACCGAGGACTTGGCGGCGGCTGAGTGACGGCGACATGGCGGCCCCCTCTATCGATAAATCGACATGCCTAGGGGACGTTACCGAGAGGTTTCGTCTGCGGTGAAGCCAAGTTTCTTCAGAACAAGCGAAAGTTCGCGAGCCGGAGACAAAACGAAAGCGCCCGGCAGTGCGCCGGGCGCCAGGTGGCGGCTGGTCCTCATGGGTGTCTCACGCGACGTGAGACACCCATGAGGACCAGCCGGAACCGTGCGGGTCAGACCACCCGGGACTCCGCGTCGGCCGCGGCGATCGCGTCGGTCAGGATCGCCAGTCCCTCCCGGGCCTCCTCCTCGGTCAGCGTCAGCGGCGGCCCGATCCGCAGCACGTTGCCGTAGAGCCCGCCCTTGCCGACCAGCAGGCCGCGCTCCCGGCACAGGTCGAAGACTCGCAGCGTGGCCGCCGGATCCGGCTCGGTGGTGCCGGGCCGGACGAACTCCACGCCGATCATCAGGCCGCGGCCGCGGACCTCGCCGACGATCTCCGACGCCCCCTCGCGCAAGCCGCCGAGCAGGATCGCGCCCACCCGCCGCGCGTTGCCCTGCAGGTCGTGGGAGAGCACGTAGTCGAGCACCGCGTTGCCGGCCGCGGCGCTGACCGGGTTGCCGCCGAAGGTGGAGAAGCTGATCGCCGGCACCGCGTTCATGATCTCGGCCCGGCCGACCACCCCGCCGAGCGCGAAGCCGTTCCCGATGCCCTTGGCGAAGGTGATCAGATCCGGCGTTACCCCGTGCGCCTGGTAGCCCCAGAAGTGCTCGCCGGTGCGCCCCCAGCCGGTCTGCACCTCGTCCGCGATCAGCAGGATCCCGTGCTCGGCCAGCACCTTCCGGTACGCCCCGAGCAGCCCGTCCGGCCCGGCCACGAACCCGCCCACGCCCTGCACCGGCTCGGCGATCAGCCCGGCCACGTCGCCGGCGCTGACCGTGGCGAGCACCTCGCGCAGGTCGTCGACGGCCGCGTCGATCAGATCACTGTCGGACATCCCGGCCATCCGCCCACGGAGCCGGTCGGCCGAGGCGAGCCAGTGCACGGTGAGCGGGCTGAGCGAGCTGGACGACCAGCTGCGGTGCCCGGTGATCGCCATGGTGGCGAAGGTCCGGCCGTGGTAGCTGTTCTTGATCGCCAGGATCTGGTTCGACTTCCGCGCGTTGGTGGCGAACAGCAGCGCCGACTCGTTGGCCTCGGTGCCGGAGTTGGTGAAGAACACCCGGGCGTCCGGAATCCCGGACAACCGGGCGATCTTCTCGGCCAGCTCGACCTGCTGCCGGATCAGGTAGAGCGTCGAGGTGTGCGCCACCCCGGTGGCCAGCTGGGCGCGCACCGCGTCGCTGATCTCGGCGATGTCGTAGCCGACCATGGTGGTCAGCACCCCGCCGAAGAAGTCCAGATAGGACCGCCCGGCGGCGTCGGTGACCCGGCGACCGGAGCCGGCGACGATCTCCAACGCGTCGTCGCCGTAATAGAGCGGCATCCACCCGGGCATGACCGCCCGGTGCCGGTCGAGAAGCGTCATGTGAAATTACCTTCCCGAAACAATCGGTTACCCGTCAGCAATTGATCATCGGAATGGCCGTGATTAGTGTCCTACGGCATCTGAGGGCGCCAGGCAAGGTCTAGCGCTGCGGCTACTACCCGGAGTAGACAGACGATCACAGGCGCATGTCTTCCGAAAAGATCAATGACGGAGGGGCCGCAATGACCAACGGAGTCGTTCGTGCCGCCCTGGTCCAGACGAATTGGACGGGCGACAAGGAATCGATGATCAAAGCGCACGAGGATTACGCCCGGGACGCCGCCGCGCAGGGCGCGAAAGTGATCTGCTTCCAGGAGTTGTTCTACGGGCCGTACTTCTGCCAGGTCCAGGACGCCCAGTTCTACGAGTACGCCGAGTCGGTCCCGGGCCCGACCACCGAGCGCTTCCAGGCCCTCGCCGCCGAGCTGGGCATGGTGATGATCCTGCCGATGTACGAGCAGGAGCAGGAGGGCGTCCTCTACAACACCGCCGCCGTGGTGGACGCCGACGGCAGCTACCTCGGCAAGTACCGGAAGAACCACATCCCGCAGGTCAAGGGCTTCTGGGAGAAGTTCTACTTCCGGCCCGGCAACCTCGGCTACCCGGTCTTCGACACCGCGGTCGGCCGGATCGGCGTCTACATCTGCTACGACCGGCACTTCCCGGAGGGCTGGCGGGCGCTCGGCCTGAACGGCGCGCAGATCGTCTTCAACCCGTCGGCGACCAGCCGCGGCCTGTCCAGCTATCTCTGGCAGCTGGAGCAGCCGGCCAGCGCGGTGGCCAACGAGTACTTCATCGGCGCGATCAACCGGGTCGGCGTCGAGGAGCTGGGCGACAACGACTTCTACGGGCAGACCTACTTCGTCGACCCGGAGGGGAAGTTCGTCGGCGAGGTGGGCGACACCCACCACCCCGAGCTGATCGTCCGCGACCTGGACCTCAGCCTGCTCAAGACGGTCCGGGACCGCTGGCAGTTCTTCCGCGACCGCCGGCCGGACAGCTACGACGAGCTGGTGCGGCCATGAGCATCCTGATCAAGGGCGGGACCGTGGTCGGGCCGACCGGGGCCAACCCGGCCGACGTGCTGATCGACGGGGAGGCCATCGTGGCGCTCTTCGCCCCGGGCAGCGCGCCCGAGGGCCCCGAGGTCATCGACGCCACCGGCAAGTACGTGATCCCGGGCGCGGTCGACGCGCACACGCACATGGAGCTGCCGTTCGGCGGGACGCACGCGAGCGACACCTTCGACACCGGCACCCGGGCCGCGGCGATCGGCGGCACCACCACGATCGTCGACTTCGCGGTGCAGCGCACCGGCGAGGTGGTGCAGGACGGGCTGGCCGCCTGGCACGGCAAGGCGGACGGCAACTGCCACATCGACTACGCGTTCCACATGATCCTCGGCGGCGTCGACGACGAGTCGCTCAAGGCGATGGACCACCTGGTCACCGCCGAGGGGATCAGCAGCTTCAAGCTGTTCATGGCGTACCCCGGCGTGTTCTATTCGGACGACGGGCAGATCCTGCGGGCGATGCAGAAGGCGCGCGACAACGGCGCCCTGATCATGATGCACGCGGAGAACGGACCGGCCATCGACGTGCTGGTCAAGCAGGCGCTGGAGCGCGGCGAGACGGATCCGATCCACCACGGCCTGACCCGGCCGCAGGAGCTGGAGGCGGAGGCCACCAGCCGGGCGATCTGGCTGGCGAGCGTGGCCGCCGACTGCCCGCTCTACATCGTGCACCTGAGCGCGTCGAAGGCCCTGGAGCAGGTTCGCAACGCCCGCGACCTGGGTCGCAACGTGTTCGCCGAGACCTGCCCGCAATACCTCTACCTGACCCTGGAGGACCAGCTCGGCGCGCCCGGCTTCGAGGGCGCCAAGTGGGTCTGCTCGACACCTTTGCGCAGCAAGCACGAGAGCCACCGCGCCGACCTATGGCAGGGCCTGCGGACCAACGACCTGTCGGTGGTCTCCACCGACCACTGCCCGTTCTGCTTCAAGGACCAGAAGGAGCTCGGGCTCGGCGACTTCTCCAAGATCCCGAACGGGATCGGCAGCGTGGAGCACCGGGTCGACCTGCTCTACCAGGGCGTGGTGGACGGCAAGCTGTCGCTGAGCCGCTGGGTGGAGACGATCGCCACCACGCCGGCCCGGATGTTCGGCCTCTACCCGCGCAAGGGCGTGATCCAGCCCGGCTCGGACGCGGACATCGTGCTCTACGACCCGGCCGGCCGGACCCGGATCAGCGTCGAGACGCACCACATGAACATGGACCACTCCGCCTGGGAGGGCTGGGAGATCGCCGGCAAGGTCGACACCGTCCTCTCCCGCGGCGAGGTCATCTCGTCCGGCGGCGAGTACACCGGGCGGGCCGGCCGCGGCCGGTACGTCAAGCGCGGCCTCAGCGACTACCTGCTCTAAAGGGGGCCGGCCATGGACATCGGAGTGGTACTCCAGAACGACCCACCCGCCCTGCGCGTGGTGGAGCTCGCCAAGCGGGCGGAGGCGGCCGGGTTCAGCCACGTCTGGACGTTCGACTCGCACGTGCTCTGGCAGGAGCCGTTCGTCATCTACTCGAAGATCCTCGACGAGACCGAGCGGGTGATCGTCGGCCCGATGGTGACCAACCCGGGCACCCGGGACTGGACGGTCACCGCGTCGCTGTTCGCCACCCTCAACGAGATGTACGGCAACCGGACGATCTGCGGGATCGGCCGCGGCGACTCGGCGCTGCGGGTGCTCGGCGCTCCCCCGCAGAGCCTGGCCCAGCTGCGCGAGTGCGTCCAGGTGATCCAGGCGCTCGGCAACGGCCGGTCCGCCACGCTGCGCGGCCAGCAGATCCGGTTCGCCTGGGCGCCGGACAGCCGCCTCGACGTCTGGGTCGCCGCCTACGGGCCGAAGGCGTTGCAACTGACCGGCGAGGTCGGCGACGGCTACATCCTGCAGCTCGCCGACCCGGACATCGCCGAGTGGATGATCACCGCGGTGCGGCGGGCGGCGGAGCGAGCCGGCCGCGACCCGACCCAGCTCAAATTCTGCGTGGCGGCGCCCGCCTACGTCGGTGACGACCTGGCCCACCAGCGGGACCAGACCCGCTGGTTCGGCGGCATGGTGGGCAACCACGTGGCGGACATCGTGGCCCGGTACGGCGGGGGCGGCGCGGTGCCGCAGGCGCTGACCGACTACATCAAGGCGCGGCAGGGCTACGACTACGCGGAGCACGGGCGGGCCGGCAACACGCACACCGCCTTCGTCCCGGACGAGGTGATCGACCGGTTCTGCGTGCTCGGCCCGGTCGCCGACCACGTCAAACGGCTGCAGCAGCTGCGCGAGCTGGGCGTCGACCAGTTCGCCGTCTACCTGCAGCACGACAACAAGGAGCAGACCCTCGCCGCGTACGGCGAGCACATCATCCCGGCGTTCGGATGAGACGGGTGCTCGCGGTGCCGGCCGGGCTGCTCGCCGTGGCGGTGCTCTGGGAGGGCTACAAGGCGGTCGGCAGTCCGGACGGGACGGTGCTGTTCGGCGTACGCGTGCTGCCCCGTGCCGACGACCTGTCCATGCCGCACCTGTGGACGGTCGGACAGCGCCTGGCCCGCCCGGAGCTGGCCGGCGGCGACCCGGTGTGGCAGGTGGTGCTGCGCGCCTGCCTGTTCACCCTCGGCATCACCGCGGCCGGCTTCCTGATCGGCGCCCTGGTCGGCCTGCTGCTCGCGGTGGCGATGCAGCGGTTCCGGATCGTCGAGCGCGGCCTGCTGCCCTACGTGATCCTCTCCCAGACCGTGCCGCTGGTGGCGCTCGCGCCGCTGGTGGCCGGCTGGGGCGGCACCCTGATGCCGGCCTGGGCGACGGTCGCGGTGATCGCCGCCTACCTGGCCTTCTTCCCGGTCGCGGTGGGCATGCTGCGCGGCCTGCAGTCGCCGTCCGAGAGCGGCGTCGAGCTGATGCACAGCTACGCGGCCGGCTGGTGGCGCACCCTGGTCACATTGCGCTTCCCGGCGGCGCTGCCCTACCTGTTCCCGGCGCTGCGGCTGGCCGGCGCGGCCGCGGTGGTCGGCGCGGTGGTCGGCGAGATCTCCACCGGCACCCGGGGCGGGATCGGCCGGCTGATCATCGAGTACTCCCGGGAGGCCACCTCGGATCCCGCCAAGGTCTACACGGCCATGCTCGGGGCGGCGCTGCTCGGCCTGCTCGTCGCGGGCGCGGTCAGCCTGCTGGAGGTGCCGCTGATGCGCCACCGCCGCCACGTGGAGGTGGTGACCCTGTGACCGCCGTCGAGATCGCCCAGGTGTCGAAGACCTTCGCCGACGGCACGCAAGCGCTGTCCGAGGTGGACCTCACCGTCGGCGACGGCGAGTTCGTCTCGCTGATCGGGCCGTCCGGCTGCGGCAAGAGCACCCTGCTCCGGCTGATCGCCGACCTGATCCCGCCGACCACCGGCACGGTCACGGTGGCCGGCAAGCCGGCCGGGCAGGCCCGGCGCGAGCAGGCGTACGGCCTCGCCTTCCAGCAGGCCGGTCTCTTCGAGTGGCGCACCGTGCGGCGCAACGTGGAACTTCCGCTGGAGCTGCGCGGCGCCGGCAAGGCCGAACGGCAGGCCCGCGCCGAGGAGATGCTCGCCCTGGTCGGGCTGGCCGAGTTCGGCGGGCACTATCCCGGGCAGCTCTCCGGCGGCATGCAGCAGCGGGTGGCGATCGCCCGGGCGCTCGCCGTGCAGCCGCCGCTGCTGCTGATGGACGAGCCGTTCGGCGCGCTCGACGAGATGACCCGGGAACGCCTGCAGGCCGAGCTGCTGTCGATCTGCGCCACCACCGGGACCAGCACGGTCTTCGTCACCCACTCGATCTCCGAGGCGGTGTTCCTCTCCGACCGCGTGGTGGTGATGTCCGCCCGGCCCGGCCGGATCACCGCGTCGATCGAGGTCGACCTGCCGTCCCGGGACGACGCCGGCCGGCAGTCCCCGGTCTACTTCGACAAGGTCACCGAGGTGCGGAAGGCGCTGCGCGGATGAGGCGCCTGCTGCCACCGCTGATCACCGGGCTGCTCGCCCTGGTCCTCTGGGAGCTGTTCGTCAGGCTCGGCCGGGTCGCCCCGTTCATCCTGCCGGCCCCGTCGGCGATCGGGACCGAGCTGACCGCGCAGCGCGCCAACGTCTGGGACGCCGCCCTGGCCAGCGGCGCCAACGCGCTGATCGGCCTGATCGGCGGCACCGTCGTCGCAGTGCTGGCCGCCCTCGCGGCCAGCCGGTTCCGCCCGCTCGGCGACCTCTCGGTGCCGATCGCCGCGCTGGTCAACGCGCTGCCGATCATCGCCCTGGCGCCGATTCTCAACAACATGTTCGAGTCGACCAGCAGCGTCCCGCGCCGGCTGGTCACCGGCATCGTGGTGTTCTTCCCGGTCTTCCTGAACACGCTGCGCGGGCTGCGCGAGGTGGACCCGGTGCACCAGGAGCTGATGCGGACGTACGCGGCGAGCGGCTGGACCTTCGCGACCAAGGTGCGGCTGCCCGGCGCCCTCGGCCATCTGTTCACCGGGCTGCGCCAGGCCTCCGCCCTCGCCGTGATCGCCGCGGTGGTCGCCGAGTACTTCGGCGGGCTGCAGGACGGGCTCGGCGC contains:
- a CDS encoding membrane-associated oxidoreductase, whose translation is MDDADLTKTERLVWDAFPLGERVDLRGLPDREVRATVLRALLLGARPPVAGEQAALRLVGAVVTGPLSLSYAEVPASISLRDSVLQERPDLYGLRVRRLTLAGSEMPGLVLGMAQIDGGVRLNGAVLTGELSLAGAQIGGALVMDGARLTGAPVALNGTELRVAGNVLARAGFQAGGELRLDGAEINGSLRLNGATLQNPGRWAIYGSGLRVGAVLDLSGGARIAGSIRLRNAVVGTVVSLSRATMTDAGPRALDLRRLEAGELILRPAAPLPGRVDLGYARIGLLRDDPETWPAELDLNGFAYEAIDGPLPVAERLDWLGRDVGGFRPLTYRRLAALYRAADRDDEARTVLLAGERRRRSGLPRAGVIWGWLQDVTVGYGYRPGRAAAWLAGLLAVGTLVFDAVPPRAAEAPKAPEFHAPAFAADLLLPVIDLGQQSAYLPVGWTAWFAYFLIMAGLLFATTAVAAVARRLRRD
- a CDS encoding PQQ-dependent sugar dehydrogenase; translated protein: MRKRLALVSAVGVAVLAAPAVAVAHPDHELPPSSDFQKVTLDDFPGEPIALAVLPDRRVLHTARSGEVRIHEPATGRNVLAAKIPVYLHDEEGVQGVAIDPDFSRNKWVYVYYSPVLNTPVDDPSTPTVNEGDAPSEGTAADFARFQGHMQLSRFKLAGNTLRLDTEQKILQVATDRGMCCHVGGKIDFDRHGNLYLSTGDDTNPFFSSGFAPLDERANRNPAFDAQRTAANTNDLRGKLLRIKVGPGGGYTIPRGNLFRPGTPKTRPEIYAMGLRNPFRFTLDPESDTVFLADYSPDAQAADPARGPAGQGRWMAIDKPANYGWPYCVAPDLPYVDYDFATGVSGAPFDCAAPVNESPHNTGLRKLPPVEKAEIIYSYGASAAWPELGTGGIGPMGGPAYSFDGRSRSQVKWPREFDGLPLFAEWTRDYVKAFHLDRRHQVTRIDPVLPEIVFDNPMDLEFGPDGALYVLEYGDGYFSENPEAQLARIDYVRGNRTPIPRVSANPGNGQAPLTVSFSSAGTADPDGDALTYAWDFDADGTVDSTAANATHTYTANGNYRPVLKVTDSTGRSASAEVILPVGTLAPQVTFVAPVTGQPFEFGQTVTYQVTVTDDAPVDCARVTVTYILGHDQHGHPLSTSSGCTGSITTFVDAGHAGADNLTAVFVASYTDTGTPPQTGTATVVLTPAT
- a CDS encoding sugar phosphate isomerase/epimerase family protein is translated as MSPSLSRRQVLGAAAAVGAAGAVAVPGAAAAHGGGSRHRVPTDQISVQLYTLRDQLAIDLEASLAELAEIGYTRVEHAGFVGRTAAQFRAALDAAGIRATSGHVGIPQPFDAATWQRALDDAAVVGNKFIVHPFFGQGPAGPIRDAAVYRAFARDLNKAGELARRAGLSFGYHNHQAEFLRQDGTDLTGFDILTRETDPRLVHLEVDLFWAFRGAHDPVDLIAEHRGRIRQVHVKDLNVAGSFADPGDGLIDFGRIFRHAREAGLVEYIVERDDAGTPPRTPADALVTAQRGYTYLKNLRF
- a CDS encoding aspartate aminotransferase family protein yields the protein MTLLDRHRAVMPGWMPLYYGDDALEIVAGSGRRVTDAAGRSYLDFFGGVLTTMVGYDIAEISDAVRAQLATGVAHTSTLYLIRQQVELAEKIARLSGIPDARVFFTNSGTEANESALLFATNARKSNQILAIKNSYHGRTFATMAITGHRSWSSSSLSPLTVHWLASADRLRGRMAGMSDSDLIDAAVDDLREVLATVSAGDVAGLIAEPVQGVGGFVAGPDGLLGAYRKVLAEHGILLIADEVQTGWGRTGEHFWGYQAHGVTPDLITFAKGIGNGFALGGVVGRAEIMNAVPAISFSTFGGNPVSAAAGNAVLDYVLSHDLQGNARRVGAILLGGLREGASEIVGEVRGRGLMIGVEFVRPGTTEPDPAATLRVFDLCRERGLLVGKGGLYGNVLRIGPPLTLTEEEAREGLAILTDAIAAADAESRVV
- a CDS encoding nitrilase-related carbon-nitrogen hydrolase, whose protein sequence is MTNGVVRAALVQTNWTGDKESMIKAHEDYARDAAAQGAKVICFQELFYGPYFCQVQDAQFYEYAESVPGPTTERFQALAAELGMVMILPMYEQEQEGVLYNTAAVVDADGSYLGKYRKNHIPQVKGFWEKFYFRPGNLGYPVFDTAVGRIGVYICYDRHFPEGWRALGLNGAQIVFNPSATSRGLSSYLWQLEQPASAVANEYFIGAINRVGVEELGDNDFYGQTYFVDPEGKFVGEVGDTHHPELIVRDLDLSLLKTVRDRWQFFRDRRPDSYDELVRP
- the hydA gene encoding dihydropyrimidinase, with the protein product MSILIKGGTVVGPTGANPADVLIDGEAIVALFAPGSAPEGPEVIDATGKYVIPGAVDAHTHMELPFGGTHASDTFDTGTRAAAIGGTTTIVDFAVQRTGEVVQDGLAAWHGKADGNCHIDYAFHMILGGVDDESLKAMDHLVTAEGISSFKLFMAYPGVFYSDDGQILRAMQKARDNGALIMMHAENGPAIDVLVKQALERGETDPIHHGLTRPQELEAEATSRAIWLASVAADCPLYIVHLSASKALEQVRNARDLGRNVFAETCPQYLYLTLEDQLGAPGFEGAKWVCSTPLRSKHESHRADLWQGLRTNDLSVVSTDHCPFCFKDQKELGLGDFSKIPNGIGSVEHRVDLLYQGVVDGKLSLSRWVETIATTPARMFGLYPRKGVIQPGSDADIVLYDPAGRTRISVETHHMNMDHSAWEGWEIAGKVDTVLSRGEVISSGGEYTGRAGRGRYVKRGLSDYLL
- a CDS encoding TIGR03842 family LLM class F420-dependent oxidoreductase yields the protein MDIGVVLQNDPPALRVVELAKRAEAAGFSHVWTFDSHVLWQEPFVIYSKILDETERVIVGPMVTNPGTRDWTVTASLFATLNEMYGNRTICGIGRGDSALRVLGAPPQSLAQLRECVQVIQALGNGRSATLRGQQIRFAWAPDSRLDVWVAAYGPKALQLTGEVGDGYILQLADPDIAEWMITAVRRAAERAGRDPTQLKFCVAAPAYVGDDLAHQRDQTRWFGGMVGNHVADIVARYGGGGAVPQALTDYIKARQGYDYAEHGRAGNTHTAFVPDEVIDRFCVLGPVADHVKRLQQLRELGVDQFAVYLQHDNKEQTLAAYGEHIIPAFG